The DNA sequence TCAAAATCAAAAAAACAACAACAATCTCCCAAAAGTCCGAAAGGTCACACTTTCATAGTGAAAACGCTGGTTGTTATTATTTTAAGATATTTTACAGATTTTAAAGCTTTTCGGCGTCAAATTAATCAGATTTTACAACCTGTTAGGTACCAGAAATGTCACACTTTCATAGTGAAAAGCCACAGATTCATAGCGAAAGGTCACACTTTCATAGTGAAAGGTCACAGATTCATAGCGAAAGGTCACACTTTCATAGTGAAAGGTCACAGGTTGACAAGTGTGTGACCTTATGATATTCTTATGAATGGAAAAACTACGAGGCTCTACAGGCCGATGACTTTAGCCGGACACAAGCAGTTAGTAGTAAAGTCAAACGACCTGAATGAGGCGCATTACAGGCTGACTACAGCTGAACAGAGGATTATCCTGATGATGGTTTCCATGATTCAGCCCGGTGATGATGATTTCCATATCTACAGAATCAAAATCTCTGATTTTTTGGAGCTTCTTGGCATTAAAAACCAGCAAATGTACACAGAGGTGAAAAAAATAACCAAAGGGCTGATTGAAAAGGTGTTGACGATTAAAAAACCAAAATCAGAACTTCAGCTGTCGTGGTTTTCCTCGGCGGAGTATTTTGATGGCGAGGGTTATGTGGAGCTGTGTTTTGACCCTAAACTAAAACCATACCTGCTGGGTTTAAAGGAATGCTTTGTTAAGTATAACCTCAGAAATGTGATTAAATTAAAAAGCTCTTACGCTATCAGAATTTATGAACTGTTGAAGCAGTATGAGAAAATAGGCAGGCGCACGTTTGAGGTGGATGAGTTAAAGCTGATTTTAGGAATTAAGCCGGATGAATATGATCTCTATAAGCATTTTAAGAGCAGAGTTTTATCAGCCGCCAAAAGAGAGTTGGAGGCCATAACGGATATCTCCTTTGAAATCAATGAAATAAAGACAGGCCGCAAGGTGACCTCTATAGAGTTTGTAATAGTTGCCAATAAGGGCAGGGAGACTCAGCAGCTGGACATGAGTGTAGTGAAAATGAGTGTGATGGACAGCGTAGTGGAGTCAATGAGTGAAGAGGATAGGGGGATGTTTGAAAAGATACAGAGCCACTATCAACTGTCACGGGAGCAGGCGTTTGATATAGTGGCAGAGGTGATGCCCAAAAGGGGGCGGGACTACGTGGTGTCGGTGCTGAAGTACTGCCGCAGTTACTACGAGAGGAAAAAGAATGCGGGTGTGGAGTGCCGGCTGGGGGCCTTGACAATAAGCGCATTTAAAGAGGGCTGGCACACACAGCCGTCTTTGTTTGAAAAGGAAAAAAAACTCAAAGAGCAGCAACAGCAGATAAATGTAAGAGAGGAACGGCTGAAAGGGGAACAAAAGGATGAGGAGCGTATGGAGCGGCACAGGCGGATAGATAAAGTGATAGGCACTCTGCCTGAGAAAGAACTGGTTGCTGGGTTTATGCCGTGGCTACAAGAAAACGCTATGTATTTCTATAAAAC is a window from the Nitrospirota bacterium genome containing:
- a CDS encoding replication initiation protein, translated to MNGKTTRLYRPMTLAGHKQLVVKSNDLNEAHYRLTTAEQRIILMMVSMIQPGDDDFHIYRIKISDFLELLGIKNQQMYTEVKKITKGLIEKVLTIKKPKSELQLSWFSSAEYFDGEGYVELCFDPKLKPYLLGLKECFVKYNLRNVIKLKSSYAIRIYELLKQYEKIGRRTFEVDELKLILGIKPDEYDLYKHFKSRVLSAAKRELEAITDISFEINEIKTGRKVTSIEFVIVANKGRETQQLDMSVVKMSVMDSVVESMSEEDRGMFEKIQSHYQLSREQAFDIVAEVMPKRGRDYVVSVLKYCRSYYERKKNAGVECRLGALTISAFKEGWHTQPSLFEKEKKLKEQQQQINVREERLKGEQKDEERMERHRRIDKVIGTLPEKELVAGFMPWLQENAMYFYKTFYQPGMTLKNMQDSPLRMQLRDYVEDFYMTPQEGTSQKVEEIVAMPTKSDD